TTTTCTTTTTTTCTACCCTAAGGCAATTCCTTCTTCCCTACCCTCTTCTCTTCCTTCTTCCCTACCCTCTTCTCTTCCTTCCTCCCTACCCTCTTCTCTGCCTTCTTCTTTACCATCATCATAAGCTGTATCAATAACATTCTTTGAATCACGATAATGTTTCAGGCTTTCTTCATATTGCTGACTTTCTAGTGGATTAAATTGAGCAATCTCTGCTTGCTCAAACAATTGATTAAATATTTTTTTTCTTGAAGTTTTTGAGGTCTGGAAGTAAAATTTTCCAGATTTTTTAGGATATAGAGCCATTTTTCAAAGTGGTTTTCCAGTTCTGCCTCGGTTTTCTTAAATTTGGGCATTTCCAGATAAATGTAGGTCAGTTTGTCAAAAAGACTTTTGCCTGTTTTGGTATCAACCATTTTAACTTCATGATGAAAAACATCATTATCCATTTTGTCTTCTGCAAAAATAAAGTCCAGTATGCCGATGGTATAAACGGCTTTAAGTTTGAAGTTCCAATTACCTTTTTCGGCTTGTTGCTGGATGGGAAAGGTGGAATAGTAAACACTGCGGTCTTTAAAGTAGTTTTGTTTGGCTTTTTGCATTTCAACTATGAATTTTTCGCCCTGTTCGTTTTCACAGTAAATATCGAAAATTGCTTTGCGATCGTCATTACAATGAGGGAACTGTTCGGTTGATAGGTATTGTAGTGCGACAATTTGGCCTGTTTCTGAGCCTATTACTTCATTGAGAAAGTCGATGAGCAGCGGTTTATTGAACTCGGTACCAAAGAGTTTTTAAAACCAAAATCAGTAAAAGGATTGATGTATTTTTCTTTCATGCACTTATATTAAGGGAGTTGGATGCTAAGTTCAATATTTAACCTCGGCTATAAACAATAATAGCTTTCCAGTTGATATTTGTACAATTATATTTTATAGTTTGTTTGCCGTACTTTTATCAAATAAGGATATTTATGAAACATGCTATTGACCCAACGATTGATTGTGTTTTTTAAGGCGATTCTCGGTTCTAATAAACATATTAATTTATTACTCAATTTTTTGAATGCCACCTGCAAAGATGATCTCGATGCCCCCATCATTGGTTTAACCATTCTCAACCCCTATAGTGAAAAAGAGTTTCTAAGCGATAAATTGAGTATCGTTGATATTAAGGCGAATGATAAGGCTGGGAATACTTTTCAGATCGAAAGTAAGCGCTTAACCATCTAGCGTTATTCAAAAATATCTCCCCTGCCTCATAATCAATCCATCGATTAATTATGAGGCACATCAATGAAACCAGAAACCCAAGCCAACTCAAAACAATTTTGGCAAGACCACGTTAATCAATGGAATGAAAACAGTATCAGCCAGGCATCCTATTGTCAGGAAACGCTTATTTGATGAAGCTGAGCAGGCGGCTGACGATGAGGGCTCCCTGAACCTAAAACCACTTCGCCTAAGAAGAAAGAAAAAACAGGCAGGAAGCCTTTCTCAAAGACTATTCAAGAGTCCCTGTCTTCATCGATCTGACAGATGAAGAAAAAGCCAGTGCCATTGAGGTTTTTACACTAAAGTCAGAGAAGAGCTGGATATCATTCCAGCTAAAGTCCAAATACTGGAATACTTCCAGGAAAAAGCCGTCTTTGCAGGCACCAATGACACAGACAGTCGTTCAATGAAAGCTGCGGTCATGCCAAAACATCCATTTGCCGTGTGTGCACAAAATAATGCCACATCGGTCGGCTGCTGGGATCACACTCGCCGTAAATTCAAAAGATTCTCAGACGGCACAACCAAAGAAAAAGAGCAAAAAGCCTACAAAAGCCGATGTGGCACTGGCCCATATCAATAAGCTGTATTTAATTGAGCGTGAGATAAAAAGAAGCCAGTGTTAATGAAAATTTAAGGTTCGTCAGAAACAGAGCCTGCCGCTTCTTGAGAAAATAAGAACATGGGTCGATAACACCCTGGGCAAAGTGCCGAACGACAGCTTGACAGGAAAAGCACTCACCTATATTGATAATCAATGGCCTAAGCTGACTGTTTATTGTGAAGATGGTCGGTTGAATATCAGTAATGTGCTGGCAGAAAATGCTATCCGTCCATTCTGCGTGGGTAGAAAGGCCTGGTTATTTTCAGATACGCCAAAGGGTGCACATGCCAGTGCAGTTCATTATAGTTTTATTGAAACCGCTAAGGCCAATGATATTGAGCCATATGCGTATATGGTCTATGTATTAACCCAATTACCTTATGCGGATACGGTTGAAAAGCTGGAAGCATTGCTTCCCTGGAATTTTTTAAATCAGAATTGGAAAAGGTAAAGAACGCTGTTCGTTAAGCGCTTACCCTTTAACAATTTCTGGTGAACTTGAACCGGTAATTATAAAGCGCCCTTTTCGCTTTCTATTGGAGTCTATAACCCCGCGTAATACTTTAAAAAGTTCAGGGTATTGCTGAGCTTCATCAATGATGATGTGTTCTTCATTCATAGAAAAAAAAGCAAGCGGATCACTGGTAATAAGTTGGTAATCATCAGGCTGTTCCAGATCATAGTATTTCCAATCCGGCCTCATTTTTTTTGCCAGGGTTGATTTACCACTTTGGCGCGCACCAATAATTGTGACAACGGGAAAGAATACCAGCAATTGGTTGATTTTATCTTCTAGAAACCTATTTTTATCCATGATTCTTTAACTATACTCATAAAATTCATGGCTAACAAGTTTTTTATGAAACATGTTATCGACAAAATAGCTTCTTTAATCGGGTAGCCCGTGGACATGTGGAATATGAGGATAAGACTCATAACAAATATCCCCATTAGGGGGCCAATGGAAGCCCCCCAAAAAAAAATGACAAGCTTAGAGTTCTCACCAAGAACGATCAGTTCCAACTTCTGAAAAACTGCATTGCTCACAACAGTTTTCTAAATTTTTTGGCTGTTTCAAGATCATTTTGTATTTCTATCATTTTAGTTTCTCATGTTAACTTTAAACAGATTACAGCATTGTCCCAGCAATTTCCTTTGCGGCTCATAGACTGAATTATGTTATGATCCGACAATATTTTTCTATGACTATCAGAGGCATATTGGCTACCTCGGTCAGTATGCCAAAGCAATCCATCCATTGGTTTACGCTTCCATATGGCCATCAGTAAAGCATCATTGACTAGCTTGGCTTTCATTCGCTCATCCATCGACCAGCCAACAATTTGCCTAGAGAATAAGTCAATGACAACCGCTAAATATAACCAGCCTTCCTTGGTGGCAATATAGGTAATATCACCCACATAGTAGCGATCAGGTTGAGAGACAGTAAACTCTCTTTCCAGTAAATTTGGAGATATACGCTTATTATGCTTGGAATTAGTCGTCGCTTTAAAGCGTCTCTTCGTTTACAAAACAAACCGGCTTTTTCATTAATCGACCAATTCTCCGGCGGCTTATATGAACGCCTTTTTCAGCCAGTTTTCTTTTAAGACGACGGGTTCCATAAGTCAATATTTACTGATCATTTCAGCTCCCTGGCAGTCTGAGAAAGCTCATAAATTTGATTATCTAAATCCTCATCATCCTCAAATTCAAACGTAAGCTCATACTCCCAACCCTTTTTATCTAATTTTTTTGCGTTATAGTTTGAGAGGCAGTAGTCTTCAATATGCCTTCGTGACTTACCTTTTTTCCCCCGAACAAACTTGCTGTTATTTTCAACGCATAACCAGAGTATTATTTTTGTGGTTTTTATTTGCGGTGGTGAACTGAACTGTTTAACTGCATTCAACGCTCGGTAGATTGTTGCTTCTCCTAAGCTAAATTCTTTTGCCAATTGACCAATAGTGGTTCCTGAGAGTCGCCTTGAGTAAATTTCGTGTTTTTTGGTTTCAGTTAATTTCACAGGCCTGCCAAACTTAACACCATTCTCATGAGCTTTAGCAATTCCTTCAGCCTGTCGTTCGGTGCGTAGATCATTTTCAAACTCAGCAATTGAGGCGAACATATTAAACATAAGTCGGCCCGTGGAACTGACTCGGGCGTACCCAATTCTTGGCATTTTCTATCATATCTCTTAAAAGGTTTTGATTGAGCACTTATGATAGTCGTTTTGACTTGATTGGCATGATTCGATTACAATGAGCGAATCGAACGATATGGTGAGGATACAAAAATGGATGCTCTTTCTGCCAATGAAGCCAAAACACAATTTGGCGATCTATTGTTAAAAGCACAGCGTGCACCGGTGCAGATCAACAAAAATGGAAAACCCGTTGTTGTTGTCATGTCGATGGATGAATACGAAAATATTGAAGCACTCAAACTTCGGTATTTACAATCAAGAGCAGCTCAGGCCAAAGTGGATATTGAAGCAGGCAACCTCACCAATGGAGATGTTTTTTTTGATGCTTTAGAAAAAGGTCAATTTGATTAGTGACTCACTTTCGTTTAATACCTGATGCCGAATCAGATCTCATAGAAATACGTCGTTTTACCATACAGCAATGGGACAATACACAATCAAACAAATACCTATCAGAACTTCGACAAATCTTATGTTTATTGGCCGAAACACCCTCTATGGGTAAGTCAAGGACAGATATTGGAGTGGGTGTACTGAGTTTTCCCTATGTGAGCCATGTTATTTATTATGTGCTGCATGAGCAAGAGCTGATTGTCTTTGGTGTATTGCATAAACGAATGGTTCCACTGAACCACCTGGAAGATCGAGATGTTTTTTAATTATGTTACGGTGTAACTTATTGTGCTTTGCATATTTTGGAACTAAGCAATAGAATAGAAGCATTCAGTCATATTGCATGGAGCAATAAAAACTGAGCTTTAAATGGAATTCAATACAAGACAAGACAGGAGTCAGTATACCTAAAGCCGCTCGTGTAGGTGATCCCCTTGCACCCCATGGATGCGGTAATTGTTCACCTCATGGCCGTACTATTGCATCAGGTTCCAGTACCGTTTTTATTAATGGTGTTCCTGCTACCAGACTGGGTGATGCTATCAGTTGCGGTGGTGTCATTATTGCGGGTTCAGGTGATGTCATCATTGGTGATGGTGGAGGTTCTGGTTCTTCAGGCGGTGCAAGTTTTTTTGATACCGCAGTTACGATGATGTCAGCAATGACATTCAGTTTATCATGAATGCCTATATCCTAAAATAATCAGTTGAATCGTAGCGAGAGCGACTTAGGTGCTGAAGATTAAGGGTTTTACAGGTTATTTTGGCTTTATTCGTAGTCACCCTACGGGTGAAGTCAAAATGTTCTGGAAAATCCTTAAGATTCAGTGCATAAGGCGGTCGCAGTAGGTTCAACTGATTTTTTTAGGATTATCCTGACTTAAAAATCTGCGATGATCTTGGGCTTACGATCCCCAAAAGCATGACTAAATACTTGAAGCGAAAGCCTACTGATATTCATATTGACCCGTATTTATTTGAGTTTTTTGTTTACCAAAAAATCCATCATGAAATAGACCGTAGCAGGTTATATTGTAATGACAGCGTGTCCTATTGCGATCAACATCTTGATGAAGCACTTCAAGAGCTTAGTGATACTTGGGCTAAAACGACTGGAAATATTATTGATGAGTTCACCCGGATATCACCCATTGTCTGGACACACACTTTGTTTACAGGGCGTTACAGCTTCAAAACAAGCAAGGGTAATATTGATGTTGAGGAGATGGCCAAGATACTTGAGACTCATGTGAAACAGCATTTCTGGAGTGAGGAATAAACAGTTTTAAGGCTAACTTGTCATTTTTTTTTTGGGGGGGGGGCTGCCATTGAACCCCCATTAATGAATTGCTTTATAAATAGTGTGATTAGCATTTATTTTAACTTTTCACAATGCTATACTTTTTGCTTAATAATTAAACAAGGATGGTTAAATTATGATCATAGTCAATTCTCATGAAGCTAAAATCAATTTTTCCCGACTAATGACCCAAATTGCCAATGGTCAAGAAATCATTATCACCCGTTCCGGCCAAGATTTTGCTAAAGTCGTACCGATTAAAAAAATCAATCATAAGCGAACCCCTGGTCAGGATAAAGATTCTGCTTGGGTAGCCGATGATTTTGATGCAGCATTGCCCGATGAACTGCAGAAATATTTTGTCTAAGAAGGAAGATCACATGGATAAACAATACCTTTTAGACACGCAATGCTGGCTTTATTGGAATATTAGTCCAGACAAACTCAGTGATGAGCAATATAGCATTATTGAAGATGGCGAGAATGACATTTATTTTTCGACTGTGAGTGCATGGGAAATCATGATCAAACACAAACTAAAAAAAATTAAGTTACCCGCCTTACCTTTTCGCTATATTCCTGATCGCATCAATAAAGATAAGCTGAAAGTACTCCCTTTTTCCTTGGAAAACTCGCTACGCATCGAGAACTTACCCGACCATCATGCCGATCCCTTCGATCGCTTTCTAATCACTCAGGCGCAAACCAGTGACATGATTATTATCACTACCGATCCTATTTTTGAGCTTTATGATGTCAAAATAATACGTTAATGTTGTCAATTAATAGCAAGTCATATTTATTGATATTTGTACGGTTATGACCTATAGTTTATTTACTGTACTTTTATCGAATAAGGCACAGATCAAACCTTGTTTACACTTCAGGTGTAGGATGTGGTGAGTGCAACGAACCGCATCAATGTATACGTCAAAACTTCCCACGTTGACGTATCATTCCACTTTATTTAAAGGCTGAATTTTTTCAGTCAAATTCCATGGCAACAATTGCTCTAAAGCCTCATCATCATAATGCCTGCCCAGCTTAGGTAACTCAGTCAGAATGTGTGTTAAAAAGGCAAAGGGCTCTAGGTTGTTTGCTTTCGCTGTTTGCACGATTGAATATAAAATAGCACTGGCCTCAGCACCACGAGGATTTTGGTTCATGACCCAGTTTTTGCGCCCAATCACAAAGGGTTTGATCCGCCGCTCTGCCATATTATTATCAATCTGGAGGTTGCCCTCTTCAAGATAGACAGTCAGATACTTCCATTGATTGATCACATAACGAATAGCGACACCCAACTTACTGTCTTTTGTTGTTTTAGTCACTTTATCATCACACCACTTTTTAAAGTCATCCAGTAGTGGTTTGCTTTTTTCCTGACGGATCAGGTAACGTTGTTCAGCATTGAGCGGTTTGATTTGTTTTCAATCGCATACAATTTAGCAATTTTACTGATCGCCATTTGTACCATGCCAGGCTTTTCTGACTGTTCTTGGGTAATGCTTTTAAGGCATCATGGAACTTGCGACGAGCATGTATATGATAACCGGGAAAGCCATCCGTTTGCAGGTAACCTGAAAACCCCGTTAAAAAGGTTTTGGCATGTTGGCCTGCACGAGTAGGCTGATACTCATACAAAACAATGGGACACTTGGAATGATAGCCGCCACTTTGATAGAGCCACATATAAGATTTAGGGCAATTCTCACGTCCATCATGGATCACTCGCATCGTTGTTTCATCGGCCTGGATGATTTTCTGCCTAATGAGATAATACAACAACCGATTATAAAAGGGTTTGAGTAATTCAGCTGATTTAAGCACCCAGTTGGACATACTGGCTCTGGAAAGTGTTATCTTATAGCGTTTAAATATCGCTTCCTGTCGATAGAGAGGCAAGCTGTCTAGGAATTTAGAAACAATATAGGCCAGCAGGCTGGGTGATGCAAAACTTCTAGGAATGGGCTGTGCAGGCTTAGGAGCAGTTTTAACGCCTTCCTCACAAGCACGACAGGCATATTTAACCTGAACATGTTCTACAACATATACCTGAGCAGGAACAATTTCCAGTTGCTCTGAGGTCTCTTCACCAATTTCATGCAAGTGATGACCGCAGTCACAGACTTGTTCTGCTTCAGATAACTCATGACGAACAACTTTACGAGGTAGGTCTTTAGGTAAAGGCTTACCGGGCTTTTTACGCTCATAAGTAATGGTTTCACGGACTTCCGGTGCTTCTTCGGCGAACGTTTCTGCCTCATTAAAGAAGTCGGGGTGGGCTTCTTTTTCACTGGAAGTACCAAACCGTTTGTGTTGCAATAGACGAAATTGTTCCTCATACCAGTCCACTTTTGACTGGAGTTCAAGCACCCTGTTTTTGAGCGTTGGTATCTCTTCTGGTAGTATTTTGTCTGTTGAACTCATGCGTTATATTATACTAAAAATGAGCGTTAAATGCTTGTATTTATTCTGTTTAATGCGCATCTAAAGGGACTTTTTTAGTTGTTTTCCAGACCATGAATTTCAGGGTGAGCATGGTGTTGTGTGCAAGATAAACCATCCAGTAACCACTGTAATTCTCTCAGTGTTAACGAAAGAGTGGGTTGTTCTTTTTCCATCGGCCACTGGAATTTCCCTTTTTCAAGTGTACGATAGTAAAGCCAGAAACCATTACGCTCCCAGTACAGTATTTTAAGTTTATCTCGCTGACGATTACAAAAACAAAGACACTGCCATCAAAGGGATTGTGTTCCAATTGCTCTGAGACAATCAGTGATAGCCCATTGGTTGCTTTTCTCATATCGGTAACACCAGAAACCAGATAAACCTGATTGACTGTGATGCCCGTTATCATGAAACAGTCCTGAGCAAATCCAGAATGGACTTGAGCTGATTCAGGTTCGTATCAGAATTGATTTCCAAACTGAAACCATTGGTATGGCTTACTTTAATTGCATTGCTTGTGGGGGAATTGGCCAGTAAATTAATGGGAATGAGTTGATTGTTGGTGTTGACCTGTTTTGATGAGCTAACATAACCCAACTTCTTTCGATAATAGCTAAAAATATGAGAGGGTATCTTATGTTGTTGACAATAAACTGCCTGGCTTAAGTTACTGGCTTGGCAGGCCTCTATGTGTTGCTTCATCGAAGCATCTTTTGAATGGTTGCTCATTTGTATCTCCAAATTACGAATTGAAGATCATAGTTTGAGCTAACTGAAGCTTATTGTGAACGTGGGTTTTAATTGACGTTTACGCATCAATGGTTTAAATGTACGTCCTTGATGCGGTTCGTTCCTCACCACATCCTACCAATGTAGGATAAATTGGCTTGTTTGATCTGTCCCCAAATAAACACACAATCCCTTACTTGTTTTGTAACTAATGTCACTTTTAAAGCTCCCGAATATATGACATGATGGCTACTCGTTGATGGATTTAAAAAATTTAATAAGGATCACTAATGAAAATAATAAAAAAACTGCTTATACTGCTTGCTCTAATACTGGCATTAACACCCATTGCACAGGCTGATGATAAAGGGATGATCAGCAAGAAAAGTCAATATTCGGTCAAGGTGACACTTGATCGTCTTGAAGAAGTACTAACAAAGAAAGGAATTACGATTGTCACTCGTTGGAGTCATTCTGATGGTGCAAAGAAAGTGGGAATTCCTCTGCGTGACACAGAATTATTGATTTTTGGCAATCCTAAATTAGGCAGTCACTTTTTTACCAGTAGTCAAACTGCCGGTATTGATTTGCCGATGAAAGCACTGGCTTGGAAGGATGCGAAAGGCCAGGTTTGGCTAACGTATAACGATCCTCAATACATGGCTGATCGCCATGGTATCAATGATCGTCCAGAGATTGTGAAGAAAATGACCGGTGCTTTAAATAAATTATCGAATGTTGCCACCGGTAACAAATAAGCACATTTAATTATAAACCGCTATTAACGCCTACCCTGTCCCAGAATTTTATATTCATACTTTCAGCGTGGGCAGATAAAGCCATGCCCACACTAGGTTTTAACTGTTTTGGCTTGCACTATTTTTGTGCATTAAAGCGTGATTGATATTCTTGAGGGTGGTAACACACTGGACACACTTTCAGGGCTTTTTTACCATAATGAATATGCCCGCAGACTTCACAAATCCAAGCTTCATTCTCATCATCACTGACAAATTCAGCACCCGCTTCAAGGCGTTCAAGGAGCATTTTATACATATTCTCATGCTCTACTTCAATTTTCCCAATGCCGGTAAATAGGCGTTCTGCTTCAGCATGTCCTTCAGCCTTGGCCACGGCGGCAAAATCCGGATACATGGTCAGGTTTTCATAGCTTTCACCGGCAATCGCCATTTGTAAGTTTTCATTGGTCTTAGCAAAGCTATTATCAAAATTATTCGCATCACCACTGCTCATACGATTATGCAAAGCCAATTCTAGCTTAGCATGTGTTTTCTCATTATTGGCAGCACGCTGAAAATGCTCGGCAATGTCCCGGAAGCCTTCTTTTTGTGCCACTTTAGCGAAGTACTCATACTTATTTCTGGCCATGGATTCACCGGCAAAGGCTTTCATCAAGTTGACTAGGGTCAAGTCCTCTGTTGACATTGCCATCGCTTCGCCACAGCAGGTCAATGTGCCACCGCCCACCGTTTGTACTTCAACAACATTGCCACAATGTTTACAGGTATAAGTTTCGTATTGTCTCATCATTCACTCCGCGCAAATCTTTCTTAATAAGTTTAACTTTATCACAGTATAGATTATTTTCGTTGTGATAGGTCAAGATTTTTAATCACCTGAGCTATCTGTTGATAGCTGGCTTCTCGATAGCTTCCTTTGCGATGTAACATGCCAATACGACGACTGGGCTTAGGCTCACTAAAAGGAATATACTGAATCGAATCATCGGCACTACGTTTTTTTGGCACGGCTAACGCTGGCAACAAGGTCATACCGATACCTTCACTCACCATGTGGCGTAAAGTTTCTAAGCTAGTGGCTCGAAAAGCATTATTTTCCCTAGCTCCGGCACTAAAACAAACATCCAGCGCCTGCCCGCGCAGACAATGCCCTTCTTCGAGCAAAAACATTTCCTGTTGATTCAAATCCATGAGTTGGATGTCTTTCTTTTTACTGAGGTGTTCATTATTGGGTGCCGCCAACCAAAAAGCCTCCGAAAACAGGTCGATTTCAGCAAATTCATCGGTATTAACTGGCAAGGCAAGTATTAATAAATCCAGCTCAGCATTTTTGAGTTTTTCCAACAAAATAGATGTCTGATATTCATGCAGCCATAGGGTCAAATGAGGGAAGTTGGTTTTTAACGGGCTTATAATTTCCGGCAATAAATAAGGCGCCAAGGTTGGGATTAGCCCTAGGTTCAGTTCACCTGCCATGGGATCGGAAAAACTTTGAGTAATTTCCTTTATCGCTTTGACCTCTTTTAAGATATGCCGTGCCTGTTGCGCCACGGCAGTCCCCACATCAGTCATAGCAACATGACGGGTGCTACGTTCAATCAATAACACGCCCAGTTCTTCTTCGAGTTTTTTCAACTGCCCGCTCAGGGTTGGCTGGCTGACAAAGCAACGCTCTGCAGCACGATTGAAGTGCTGCTCTTCATCGACAGCCACTAAATATTCTAATTCCCGTAAATTCATCGTGTATTACCTCCTCTAAACAGAGCAAATAAGCCCATTTATTCTTCATTGGTAGGATGTGGTGAGGAACGAACCGCATCAAATAGGCATCTTTGATGCGGTTCGTTCCTCACCACATCCTACGGTGCGAAGCGTATTTATAATAAAAATCAAAAATAAATAGATAATAGCTATTAGTATAGTAGAAATAAACGATTTCAACAATTAGTTCAATTCATAGATACTAGCTTCATCTTAAAAACAAGCAAACATTTTTATACCAACGAGTGGAGACAGCCATGATAAAGCAGATAAACGTAAAACAATTTGATTTAATTACTATTGGTGGTGGGAGTGGCGGTTTAGCCGTCGCAGAAACAGCGGCACAACTTGGCAAGCGTGTCGCCATTGTTGAAGCCTCTTTTATGGGTGGTACTTGTGTCAATCAAGGCTGTGTGCCGAAAAAAGTCATGTGGTATGCGGCCCATCTTAGCCATGCTAATCACGATGCTCAGGGCTTTGGTATTCAGGTCAAGCATGAGGGTGTGGACTGGTCAAAATTAGTTCAGGGACGGAACCAATATGTGAACGATATCGTCAGCTATTGGGATAATTATGTTGATGAAAGTGGCATAGAGCATATCAATGGCTATGGCCACATGCTGGAGTCCATAGAAGGTCAACATCGAGTTGAGGTTAATGGTGAAATTTATAGTGCTGAACACGTTGTCATTGCCACGGGAGGTCAGCCTATGGTGCCACCGATTCCCGGTGTAGAATTAGGCATGACATCCGATGACTT
This genomic window from sulfur-oxidizing endosymbiont of Gigantopelta aegis contains:
- a CDS encoding transposase, with amino-acid sequence MKRKPTDIHIDPYLFEFFVYQKIHHEIDRSRLYCNDSVSYCDQHLDEALQELSDTWAKTTGNIIDEFTRISPIVWTHTLFTGRYSFKTSKGNIDVEEMAKILETHVKQHFWSEE
- a CDS encoding type II toxin-antitoxin system Phd/YefM family antitoxin; translation: MIIVNSHEAKINFSRLMTQIANGQEIIITRSGQDFAKVVPIKKINHKRTPGQDKDSAWVADDFDAALPDELQKYFV
- a CDS encoding PAAR domain-containing protein, with amino-acid sequence MPKAARVGDPLAPHGCGNCSPHGRTIASGSSTVFINGVPATRLGDAISCGGVIIAGSGDVIIGDGGGSGSSGGASFFDTAVTMMSAMTFSLS
- a CDS encoding transposase, translating into MPKHPFAVCAQNNATSVGCWDHTRRKFKRFSDGTTKEKEQKAYKSRCGTGPYQ
- a CDS encoding ferritin family protein, coding for MRQYETYTCKHCGNVVEVQTVGGGTLTCCGEAMAMSTEDLTLVNLMKAFAGESMARNKYEYFAKVAQKEGFRDIAEHFQRAANNEKTHAKLELALHNRMSSGDANNFDNSFAKTNENLQMAIAGESYENLTMYPDFAAVAKAEGHAEAERLFTGIGKIEVEHENMYKMLLERLEAGAEFVSDDENEAWICEVCGHIHYGKKALKVCPVCYHPQEYQSRFNAQK
- a CDS encoding type II toxin-antitoxin system RelE/ParE family toxin, giving the protein MTHFRLIPDAESDLIEIRRFTIQQWDNTQSNKYLSELRQILCLLAETPSMGKSRTDIGVGVLSFPYVSHVIYYVLHEQELIVFGVLHKRMVPLNHLEDRDVF
- the tnpA gene encoding IS66 family insertion sequence element accessory protein TnpA, whose product is MSNHSKDASMKQHIEACQASNLSQAVYCQQHKIPSHIFSYYRKKLGYVSSSKQVNTNNQLIPINLLANSPTSNAIKVSHTNGFSLEINSDTNLNQLKSILDLLRTVS
- a CDS encoding Rpn family recombination-promoting nuclease/putative transposase, whose product is MLIDFLNEVIGSETGQIVALQYLSTEQFPHCNDDRKAIFDIYCENEQGEKFIVEMQKAKQNYFKDRSVYYSTFPIQQQAEKGNWNFKLKAVYTIGILDFIFAEDKMDNDVFHHEVKMVDTKTGKSLFDKLTYIYLEMPKFKKTEAELENHFEKWLYILKNLENFTSRPQKLQEKKYLINCLSKQRLLNLIH
- the tnpA gene encoding IS66 family insertion sequence element accessory protein TnpA, giving the protein MKPETQANSKQFWQDHVNQWNENSISQASYCQETLI
- a CDS encoding type II toxin-antitoxin system Phd/YefM family antitoxin, coding for MDALSANEAKTQFGDLLLKAQRAPVQINKNGKPVVVVMSMDEYENIEALKLRYLQSRAAQAKVDIEAGNLTNGDVFFDALEKGQFD
- a CDS encoding PD-(D/E)XK nuclease family transposase: MLLTQRLIVFFKAILGSNKHINLLLNFLNATCKDDLDAPIIGLTILNPYSEKEFLSDKLSIVDIKANDKAGNTFQIESKRLTI
- a CDS encoding AAA family ATPase, whose translation is MDKNRFLEDKINQLLVFFPVVTIIGARQSGKSTLAKKMRPDWKYYDLEQPDDYQLITSDPLAFFSMNEEHIIIDEAQQYPELFKVLRGVIDSNRKRKGRFIITGSSSPEIVKG
- the oxyR gene encoding DNA-binding transcriptional regulator OxyR; protein product: MNLRELEYLVAVDEEQHFNRAAERCFVSQPTLSGQLKKLEEELGVLLIERSTRHVAMTDVGTAVAQQARHILKEVKAIKEITQSFSDPMAGELNLGLIPTLAPYLLPEIISPLKTNFPHLTLWLHEYQTSILLEKLKNAELDLLILALPVNTDEFAEIDLFSEAFWLAAPNNEHLSKKKDIQLMDLNQQEMFLLEEGHCLRGQALDVCFSAGARENNAFRATSLETLRHMVSEGIGMTLLPALAVPKKRSADDSIQYIPFSEPKPSRRIGMLHRKGSYREASYQQIAQVIKNLDLSQRK
- a CDS encoding Rpn family recombination-promoting nuclease/putative transposase; this translates as MFEQAEIAQFNPLESQQYEESLKHYRDSKNVIDTAYDDGKEEGREEGREEGREEGREEGREEGREEGIALG
- a CDS encoding transposase domain-containing protein, which encodes METAKANDIEPYAYMVYVLTQLPYADTVEKLEALLPWNFLNQNWKR
- a CDS encoding DUF302 domain-containing protein, whose translation is MKKLLILLALILALTPIAQADDKGMISKKSQYSVKVTLDRLEEVLTKKGITIVTRWSHSDGAKKVGIPLRDTELLIFGNPKLGSHFFTSSQTAGIDLPMKALAWKDAKGQVWLTYNDPQYMADRHGINDRPEIVKKMTGALNKLSNVATGNK
- a CDS encoding type II toxin-antitoxin system VapC family toxin → MDKQYLLDTQCWLYWNISPDKLSDEQYSIIEDGENDIYFSTVSAWEIMIKHKLKKIKLPALPFRYIPDRINKDKLKVLPFSLENSLRIENLPDHHADPFDRFLITQAQTSDMIIITTDPIFELYDVKIIR